The following proteins are co-located in the Gemmatimonadaceae bacterium genome:
- the moeB gene encoding molybdopterin-synthase adenylyltransferase MoeB, with product MAQSIGQQDDAQRDLPELGSDEILRYARHLLLPDVGLDGQRKLKGSRVLLIGAGGLGSPTSLYLAAAGVGTLGLVDFDVVDASNLQRQIVHGTSTIGHRKVDSARDRLRDLNPHVHVETYDTPFKAANAEEIARDYDVIVDGTDNFGTRYLTNDVSVLLGKPNVYGSIFRFEGQASVFATENGPCYRCLFPTPPPPGMVPSCAEGGVLGVLPGLIGTIQATETIKLLLGIGQTLAGRLLLVNTLDMQFRTVRVQKDPACPACGTRTITHLEEYEEYCGIPGTTSHTTAEVSTSTGDITPTELAEKIKRGDDFDLIDVREAQELAIAAIPGARLIPLGSFEAAIPTLNPAREIVVICRSGARSGAAVRALQAEGFARARNLVGGILAWSDEVDPTVIKY from the coding sequence ATGGCACAGAGCATCGGACAGCAGGACGACGCGCAGCGCGACTTGCCGGAACTGGGTTCCGACGAGATCCTGCGCTACGCCCGTCACCTGCTGCTGCCCGACGTGGGGCTGGACGGCCAGCGCAAGCTCAAGGGATCGCGCGTTCTATTGATAGGAGCGGGAGGGCTGGGCAGTCCCACTTCATTATACCTGGCCGCCGCCGGCGTGGGCACGCTGGGCCTGGTGGATTTTGATGTCGTCGACGCCAGCAACCTGCAGCGCCAGATCGTCCACGGCACGTCCACCATCGGCCATCGCAAGGTTGATAGCGCGCGTGACCGGCTGCGCGATCTCAATCCGCACGTGCACGTGGAGACGTACGACACACCCTTCAAGGCCGCCAACGCCGAGGAGATCGCGCGCGACTACGACGTGATCGTGGACGGCACCGACAACTTCGGCACGCGCTATCTGACCAACGACGTCTCGGTGTTGCTGGGCAAGCCCAACGTGTACGGGAGCATCTTCCGGTTCGAGGGACAGGCGAGCGTGTTCGCCACCGAAAACGGGCCCTGCTACCGCTGCCTGTTCCCCACCCCGCCGCCGCCGGGCATGGTGCCGAGCTGCGCCGAGGGGGGCGTGCTGGGCGTGCTGCCGGGCCTGATTGGAACCATTCAGGCCACCGAGACCATCAAGTTGTTGCTCGGCATCGGCCAGACGCTGGCCGGCCGTCTGCTGCTGGTCAATACGTTGGACATGCAATTCCGCACCGTGCGGGTGCAGAAGGACCCGGCCTGCCCGGCCTGCGGCACGCGCACGATCACGCACCTGGAAGAGTACGAGGAGTACTGCGGCATTCCGGGAACCACCTCTCACACCACCGCCGAAGTGTCTACATCAACTGGCGACATCACGCCCACGGAACTGGCCGAGAAGATCAAGCGCGGCGACGACTTCGACCTCATCGACGTGCGCGAGGCGCAGGAACTGGCCATCGCGGCGATTCCCGGGGCGCGACTCATCCCGCTGGGCTCATTCGAAGCGGCGATTCCCACGCTCAACCCGGCGCGGGAGATCGTGGTGATCTGCCGGTCGGGCGCCCGCAGCGGCGCGGCAGTGCGGGCGCTGCAGGCGGAGGGATTCGCACGGGCGAGGAATCTGGTTGGTGGGATTCTCGCGTGGTCGGATGAGGTCGATCCGACCGTCATCAAGTATTGA
- a CDS encoding MoaD/ThiS family protein yields the protein MPITVNLPSILARLAGNSRLVESDGVTVGGVVAQLAERYPALGPRLRDDRGEPYPFVTFYLNDDDIRFNGGFAATVRDGDEVTIVPAIAGG from the coding sequence ATGCCAATAACCGTCAATCTCCCCTCGATTCTGGCCCGCCTGGCCGGCAACTCGCGTCTCGTGGAATCCGACGGCGTCACGGTGGGCGGCGTGGTGGCCCAGCTTGCCGAACGCTACCCCGCCCTGGGCCCCCGCTTGCGCGACGACCGGGGGGAACCTTATCCCTTTGTCACGTTTTATTTGAACGACGACGACATCCGCTTCAACGGCGGGTTCGCTGCCACGGTGCGCGACGGCGACGAGGTGACGATCGTCCCTGCCATCGCCGGGGGCTGA